The Mesoterricola silvestris sequence CTCCCTCGGGGAATCCGAGGACTGGAACTGGACCCTGGCCGACCCCGAGGCCTGCCTGGAGCTCCTCGTGGAGGCCGAGGCGGCCAAGGCCCGGTTCCCGGTGGTGTGGCCCGAGGGGCAGCACCTGGAGACCCCGCGCACCGTGGGGCTGGAGGCCATGAGCCTCAAGGCCGAGGCCGGGGGCGGGTGGCTCGACCTGAGGGGCGAACTGCATGTGGACGGCGCCAGGGTCCTGGACCTCAAGGCCCTGCTGGACCACCTGGAGACCTCCTCCAGCCGCTTCATCCCCATGGGCGGCGGCACCTTCCTGGCCCTTTCGCGCACCTTCCGCCGCCGCCTTCTGGACCTCAACGCCCTGGGCGAGCTCCACGGCCAGGCCCTGCGCCTCCACGCCGGGGCCGCCGCGCTCCTGGGGGACCTGGGCGAGGGGCTGGATTCCTTCGAAGGGGACCGGGCCTGGAAGGTGCGCATGGCCAAGGTGCGCGGGGCCATGGCCCTGGAACCGGCCCTGCCCGCCACCCTCGAAGCCGGCCTGCGCGGGTACCAGGAGGAGGGCTACCGGTGGATGATGCGCCTGGCCCACGCGGGCCTGGGGGCCTGCCTCGCCGACGACATGGGCCTGGGCAAGACCCTCCAGGCCCTGGCCCTGCTCCTGGCCCGGGGCGCCTCGGGCCCGGCCCTGGTGGTGGCCCCCACCAGCGTCTGCGCCAACTGGGAGCACGAGGCCGCCCGTTTCGCCCCGGCCCTGCGGGTGCTGCCCCTGGCCGACGGGGACCGGGAGGCCCTCCTGGCCGGGGCCGGCCCCATGGACCTGGTGGTGGCCAGCTACGGCCTCCTGCACCTGGAATCGGAGCGCCTGGCCAAGGTGGCCTGGTCGACGGTGGTGCTGGACGAGGCCCAGGCCATCAAGAACGCCTTCACCAAGCGGAGCCAGGCCGCCATGGCCCTGCAGGCCGGGTTCCGCCTGGTGCTGAGCGGCACCCCCGTGGAGAACCACCTGGGCGAGCTGTGGAACATCCTGCGCTTCCTCAACCCCGGCCTCCTGGGTTCGTACGAGGTCTTCCAGCGCCGCTTCCAGCTCCCCATCGAGCGCCAGGGCGACGTGGAGGCCCTGCAGCGCCTCAAGCGGATCACGGGCCCCTTCCTCCTGCGGCGCACCAAGGCCCAGGTGCTGGAGGAGCTCCCCCCCCGCACCGAGATCACGCTGGAAGTCGAGCCCAGTTCCGGGGAGACCGCGCTGCTGGAGGCCATCCGCCAGCGGAGCCTGGAGGAGCTGGCCGAGGGGGGCCAGCCCATCCAGGTGCTGGCGGCCATCATGCGCCTGCGCCGCGCCTGCTGCCACCCGGACCTGGTGCAGCCCGGCCTGGGCCTGGCGTCCTCCAAGGGCGAGGCCTTCCTGGAGCTCCTGGCCCACCTGCGGGAGAACCGCCACCGGGCCCTGGTCTTCAGCCAGTTCACCGACCACCTGGATCTGCTGGCCAAGGCCCTGGACGCCCAGGGCGTGCCCTACCTCCACCTGGACGGCTCCACCCCGCCCCGGGCCCGGGCCCGGGCCGTGGCCGCCTTCCAGCGCGGCGAGGGCGACGTCTTCCTCATCAGCCTCAAGGCCGGCGGCACCGGCCTCAACCTCACGGGCGCCGACTACGTCATCCACATGGACCCCTGGTGGAACCCCGCCGTGGAGGACCAGGCCTCGGACCGCGCCCACCGCTTCGGCCAGACCCGCCCCGTGACCATCTACCGCCTCGTGCTGCGCGGCAGCATCGAGCAGCGCATCGTGGACCTCCACGCCCGCAAGCGCCAGCTGGCCGACGATCTCCTGGAAGGCGCCGCCACCCCGGCGCGCCTGGACGCGTCCGCCCTGATGGAGCTGCTCCGCGGGTAGAATGGGACCCAAAGGAAAACCCGTGACCGAAGCCCCCGGCCTCCTGTCCATTCTCGTGCGCCCCGGCCATCCGGATTTCCTGGACCTGCCCTGGGAGGTGGACCTGGCGGCCTGGCCCGGCGCCACGGACCGCTCCATCGAACTGCAGCGGGGCCTCTCCCGGCACGAGGTGCAGTTCGTGAGCTACGGCGGCGCGGACGTCTACGCCGTCAAGGAGCTGCCCGAGGGCCTCGCGAAGAAGGAGTACGGCGCCCTCCTGGAGATGCAGGACCGCAGCCTGCCGGCGGTGGAACCCGTGGGCCACGCCCTGGCGGCGAGGCCCGACGGGGTGCGGGTGAGCCTCCTCCTGACCCGCTACCTGGACGCCAGCCACCCCTACCGGGTGCTCTTCCTGAACCCCGGCCTGGAGCGATACCGGGAGCGGCTCCTGGACGCCATGGCGGGCCTCCTGGTGCGCCTCCACCTGGCGGGCGCCTACTGGGGCGACTGTTCCCTGTCCAACGTCCTCTTCCGCCGGGACGCGGGGCAGCTGGGTGCCTACCTGGTGGACGCGGAGACCTCCGAGCTCCACGAGAGCCTTTCCGACGGCCAGCGCCGCCAGGACCTCATGATCATGGAGGACAACGTCGGCGGCGACCTCCTGGACATCTCCATGGTCACGAAGCTCCCCGACACCCTGCGCCCCGAGAGGTTCGGCGCCAATATCCGCCGCCGCTACGAGAGCCTCTGGACGGAAGTGAACCGCGAGGTGATCGTGGGCGTGGGGGAGCGCTGGCGCATCCAGGAGCGGGTGCGGGCCCTGAACGCCCTGGGCTTCTCCATCCAGGAGATCAAGCTCATCGCCACCGGGGACCGGGACAAGCTGGCCATGCGCACCGTGGTCACCGACCGGGACTACCACCGCCACCGCCTCCACGACCTCACGGGCCTGGTGGCCCAGGAGGCCCAGGCCGAGCTCATCCTCAACGAGATCGAGGAGCTCAAGGCCCGCCTCACCCTGGAGGGCCGCCGCGAGCTCCCCACCTCCGTGGCGGCCTTCCGGTGGCTCACGGATTCCTGGGAGCCCGTCCAGCGGCGCCTGGGATCCCTGGTGAAGACCGAGGCCGACGCCGCGGAACGGTACTGCCAGGTCCTGGAGCACAAGTGGTTCCTCTCCGAGGCGGCCAAGGCCGACGTGGGGCTGGACGCGGCCCTGGACGACTACCTGGAACGTTTCCACCCCAGGAAATCCAGGAAGGCCCGGGCACGGTAGCCGCCCCGGGTGAACCGTCAATGATCGTCGGTGTGGTTGTGCAGGGCCTGCCACAGCACCTTGCCGAATTTGTCCTTCACGTACACCTCCCCGCTGACGTTGTCCATCAAGAGCCGGCATCCTTCCCCCTGGATCCTGGCATCCCACACGTGTCCGCCGGCCTGATAGATGCACAAGTTGCCATCCTCCTGCATGATCAATTCGCAGTCACCGTTCATCCCTTTCCGGGTCAACTTCAGCCCCAGCGGAGTGGAAAACTCCAGGTCCCGGCGCAATTTCAGTCCGGAATTCCCTCTATCCACCGCGTAATGCGTATTGAATTCAAATTTCCCGGAGCCGAGGGAAATGCTGAGGTACGTGGCGCTTTGGCCCGAGGCCAACACCTCCAGTTCCGCACAACGCGCCCCGGTCGACGCTCCCAGGAGCACGACCAGCAGGCCCAACAGGTTCACCGAAATCCCCTTCACGGCACCCCCCGGAAAGGTCCCGAGCCAGGGCCCTCTGCAATAATTTATTCATTGCCATCCCTCCGTCAAGGCCCCCGGCGAGCGCCTTCGGGGGGCCCCTTCCCCGGACGCCCCGCGGGAACCAGCCGCCGTTAAAAGGCGGTTCAGGTCATGCTACGCGTCCGCGATCCCCTCCGACGGCGGCAGGGTGGAGGTCCCGCCCGGGCTGGTGGGATCGTGGGGGAGGCTGCCCCGGGGGGACCGCAGGAACACGAAGGGCGTGGCGTACAGGAAATTGGAAACCCGGCTCGTGTAAACGTCGGCGTAGCGTTCCACCTGCCTGGCCAGATGGCTCTTGTCGTTGCCGGCGCGGGTGAGGAGGCCCCAGCGGTCGTTGGTGAGCTCCGTGGCCGCCCGGGCCAGGGGGGCGATCTCCAGATCCAGGGGGGTGAGGCGGTTGCGCAGCTCCTGGAGGCGGGTCTCCAGGTCGGCGGCGGGGACCTGGCCGCGGGGGCCGTAGCCCTCCCGGAGGCGCTGCAGCTCCAGGCGCGTCTGGGAGAACTGGGCCTCCAGGCGCTCCTTCTCCTCCATCTTGGAGGCGATGATGCGCTCGGCGCCGGCGAAGGATTCCAGGGCCTCCACCTCGGCCTCCAGTTCCCGCAGGATCAGGGCCGTGCGCCAGCGGAATTCGCTCTTGCTCATGTGCACGTCGCCGAACATGTGGTCGCCCACGTAGAGGATCTCGTCGCCGCTCATGCCCAGGTCCTTCTCCACCTGGGCCGCGGAGCCCCCCATGTAGGCCACGCCGGGCTGCAGGGGCCCCATCGTGGGCCGGAGCATGCCGTCCTCGGTCACCACCTGGAAGAAGGGGGCCCGGGAGGTGAAGAACTCCGGCTTGCGGGCCCCCACGATCACCAGGTCGAAGAGGTCCCGCCAGGTCATGCCCCCGGGCAGGAACCGGTCGAAGGAGTACGACATCATGGCCGAGGAGAAGGTCCAGTCCGAATTGGTGATGAGCAGGAGCTTCTTGCCGGCGTGGCGCTGGTCCAGGAGGGTGAGGGCCGTTTCGGGATCCAGGACCACGCAGGCCTCGGGCGCCGCGATGATATCGGCCTTGAGCCGGCCCTCCATGTGCTGGGCGTCCACCACGTCGCGCACCCGCACGTAGAGCTCCCGGTAGCCCAGCACCTCGGGCAGGGCCCGCGCGTCCAGAAGGTCCACCATCTGGGCGTAGAGGCACCCCTCCGAGAGCGAGAAGAGCGTATTGAGGAAGACCCACCGCGGATCGGACAGGTCCACCAGGGTGTCCGCGTAGGCCGCGCGCTGCTCGCTGAAGGTGAGGGGCCGCGTGCCGTGCTGGGCCCGGCGCACCAGGCCGAAGCGGTTGGCCTTGACGATATTGCCGGTCTGCGTGTCGATGACCAGCCCCCGGGCCACCATGCCCTGGTCGAAGACCAGCCCCTGCACCGGCCAGCCCTGCTCCAGGAAGCGCTCCCGGGCGAATCCGTACACCTGCCGTTCGAAGATGTCCACCCGGTAGTTCACGAGGGTGTAGTCCATGTCGTAGCCGATGGCGTGCAGGGACCGGAAGTTCAGGGTCCGGTTGCAGAATACGCCCCGGCCGCGGGGGGGGATCACGAGGGGATCGGCATCGCTCATGCCCAAGGATAGCGTCCTGGCGCAGTGTCACGGGGAATTCACTCGCCTTGGGATGTTCAAATCCCGCATCATCGAAGCTTAACCCTTGCCTCGAGCCGTGGCCGTTCCGGAGTCAGCATGCGCTTTGCCCCCATCTTCGCCCCGTTCCTGGCGGCGTCCCTTCTTGCGGCGCCCCGCCCGAAACTGGTGGTCGTCATTTCCGTGGACCAGTTCTCCGCGGAGCTCATGTCCCGGTGGGGCCAGGACCTCCCCGGCGGGCTGGGCCGGCTCCAGCGGGAGGGCACGGCCTTCGTGGAGACCTTCCACGACCACGGGTACACCGAGACCGGCCCGGGCCATTCGGTCCTCCTCACCGGATGCCATCCCATGCACACCGGCATCACCGAGAATTCCTGGCGGGACCGGGCCCGGGGCCGCGACACCTACTGCGTGGAGGATCCCGCGAGCCCCCTCGTGGACGTGGCGGGGACGCCCGTGAGCCCCGCCAACCTCCGGACCGGCACCCTGGGCGAATGGCTCACGGCCCAGGTGCCCGGGAGCCGCTCCTTCGCCGTCACGGGCAAGGACCGCTCGGCGATCCTCATGGCCGGACACCGGGCCCAGGGGGTGTACTGGTTCAATGGGGCCGGGGGCTTCACCACCTCCAAGGCCTACGCCTCCACCCTGCCCCCCTGGCTCAAGGCCTACAACACGCGCTTCCTGACGCGCCTGGCCGACGAGAGCCTGTTCTGGTCCCCCCTGGACGGGCGGCCCCTGCCCCCCTCCGCCACCTACACGGTGCACGGGGCTCCGGTGACCCTGGGCCTCCCGCGCTCCGTGCACGCCGTGGGCATGCCCCTGGACGCGGATTTCTGGGGCCGGTTCCGGGCCACCCCCTTCTTCGACGAAGCCATCCTCGGCGCCGCCCGGGCCCTGGAGGACGCCGAGCACCTGGGCCAGGGCCCCGGCACGGACCTGCTGGCCCTGGGCCTTTCCGCCACCGACTACATCGGCCACCGGTTCGGCAACGGCGGCCCCGAGATGCTGGACGCCCTGAGGCGCCTGGACAAGGGCCTGGGGGCGTACCTGGACCACCTGGCGGCCAAGGTCCCGGGCCTCTGGGTGGTCCTCACCGCCGACCACGGCGCCGCGGACTTCCCGGAGCGGCTCCAGGCCCAGGGCTACCCCGCCCGCCGGGTCTACCCCGGCCCCTGGGCCCAGGCCCTCAACCTCGAACTGCGCAAGCGCCTGGGCCTCGCCCGGGACCCCTTCCTGCCCGCCGACGGCCCCATGCTCTACCTGGACCCCGCCCTCACCGCCCCCGCGGAGCGCAAGCGCATCCTGGACGCCGCGGTGGCGCTGGCCAAGGCCACCCCCGAAGTGGCCGACGCCTTCACCGCCGAGGACCTGGCCGCCTACGCCCCGGACCCCCAGGAACCCCCCGCCCGGCGCGGCTACAAGGCCAAGCTCCGCCTCAGCTTCGTCCAGGACCGCTCCGGCGACCTCCTGGTGGCCTACAAGCCCTTCTATTATAAGGATGACCCCAAGGACCTGGCCACCCACGGCCACCCCCAGGACACGGACCGGCGGGTACCCCTCATCTTCTGGGGCCCCTGGCAAGCCGCCCGGGTCACCGACGAGGCCCGCACCGTGGACCTGGCCCCCACCCTGGCCGCCGAGTTGGGCATCCACCCCGCCGAACCGGTGGACGGTCATCCGCTGGCCCTTCGGGTCCGCTAAAAAGAATTTTTCCGCCCGGATGCTGAAATTTTCACACCTGCCCCCAGGAAGAGCCGCCCCCCGCATCCATTCCCCCGGAAGCAACCCCTTTCCCGGTTGCATTCCTGGCCGGTTGATCCGGGTCACTTGTGCATGATTTGACAGAAAAGTTCCATCCGTTTTCCAGACCACAAGATACGATGGTCTTCATACCAACTTCATTTCTATGGAGCCCCACATGACCTCCGCAGGACTTCGCTTCTCCCGCCTGATTCCCCTGATCATCGTCGGCGCCCCCCTCCTGGCCCAGGGCGTCTCCACCCAGCTCGCCGGCCGCATCACCTCCAAGGGCGGTGCCGCCCTCGCCGGCGCCACCGTCAGCATCCGCAACCAGGAAACCGGCCTCGTTCGCACCGTCGTCACCGATGGCAATGGCCGCTACCTGGCCGCCACCCTTCCCGTGGGCGCCTACGCGGTCACCGTCACCATGAAGGGCTACCAGACCGCCTCCAACCTCAAGATCGCCCTGAACCTGGGTGACGCCGCCCCCCTCAACGTGACCATGGCCGCCGAAGCCGCCAGCATCGTCGAGGTGGTGGCCAGCGTCGCCGCCGTGGACTCCGAGCGCGCCAGCGCCGCGGCCTTCGTGAGCCCCGAGGACCTGGTCAACCTGCCCATGTTCAACCGGAGCTTCACCAGCCTGGCGACCCTGACGCCCCAGGTGGTGGTGGACTCCCAGCGCGGCAACCTGGCCATTGCCGGCCAGCGCGGCGTCAACACCTCCATCAACATCGACGGCGGCGACAACAACGAGCCCTTCTTCGGTGGCGCCGTGGGCGCGGCCGAAGGAAAGACCCCCTTCACCGTGTCCGTGGAAGCCATCCGCGAGTACCAGGTGATCACCGACGGCGCCAGCGCCGAATTCGGGCGCATGGGCGGCGGCTACGTCAACGCCATCACCAAGAACGGCACCAACGACTTCACCGGCGGCCTGTTCTACTACCAGCGCCCCCAGAGCATGGTCGCCAAGAAGCCCAACGTCACCGGCACGCCTGGAAGCAACGCGGTCGGCGACTTCACGCAGAAGCAGTTCGGCTTCTCCTCGGGCGGCCCCATCATCAAGGACAAGCTGTTCTATTTCGTCGCCTACGATGGCCAGCGCCAGACCACGCCCGTCAACATGGTCTGGGGCGGCAGCTCCCCCCTGGTGCTGGATCCCGCCAAGGCCGGCGACGCCGTCCTGATCGCCAAGAGCGGCTCCTACAACAGCAAGGCCGACTCGGACACGATGTTCCTGCGCTTCGACTACAACATCAACACGGACAACGTCCTGCAGCTGCGCGTGAACCACTCCTCCTTCAAGGGGGACGTGGGTTCCAGTGTCACCGCCGCCCAGGAGAACATGGCCACGGACAACATCACCACGGACTCCTACGTCCTGCAGTGGAACATGGTCATCAACGCGAACTGGCTCAATGAGCTGCGCGTGAACTACGTCAAGGACGACATGCCGCGCTCGCCCTACTCCACCATGCCCGAGGTGAGCATCACCAACGGCGGGTACTACGGCGCCTATCCCTTCGACCGCACCTACAACACCAAGCGCACCCAGTTCACCGAGAACATCAGCTACAACACGCCCACCGTCCAGCTGAAGGGCGGCATCGACTACAACACCGTCGACGTGTCCGAGTTCTTCGCGGGCAACTGGCGCGGCGTCTACATGTTCAACTCGCAGTCGGATTTCAACGCCGGCCTGTGGTCCACCTACCGCCAGAACTTCGGCCTGAACGGCAGCGTCCAGGATGCCGGCCTCTTCTCCACCACCACCAAGCAGATGGCCGCCTACATCCAGTCCGACTGGCGCGTGACCGACGAGATCAAGCTGGGTCTGGGCGTGCGCTGGGATCGCCAGCAGAACCCCGACTACCCGATCGTGGACATGAGCAACCCCCTGGCCAAGCCCCTGCCGGTCACCGCCAAGATCCCCAACGACAGCCAGTTCTCCCCCCGCCTTTCCGCCACCTACACGCCCGGCTTCGACGGCGGCAAGACGGTGATCCGCGCCACCCTGGGCCGCTACGTCAGCACCACCCCCGCCGTCTTCCTCTACCAGGTGTTCGCCGCCAACGGCCTGCGCACCGGTTCGGTGGACTTCAAGGCCGCGGACGCCACCACCTTCGGCATTCCCCGCGGTGCGACGTTCAACCCCGCCAACCCCTACTGGATCCCCTCCTTCCCCAGCGGCGCGGCTTCCAAGATCCCGGCCTTCAGCGTCTGGACCTTCAGCCCCGACTTCAAGAACCCCTACACCGACCGCGCCAACGTGGGTGTCGAGCGTTCCTTCAACAGCCTGATCGCCGGCGTGTCCGCCACCTATGCCAAGGGCAACCAGCTGGAGCGCACCACCGACCTCAACATCGGCACGCCCTCCGTGAACGCCTACGGCCGCACGGTCTACACCGCCCGCCCCAACTCGTCCTACCAGACCATGGGCATGTATAAGTCGGACGGCACCAGCCTCTACCACGCCTACACCCTCAGCCTGAAGTACCACAAGGAAGGCAGCGACTTCGACGCCTCCATCTTCTACACCTACTCCATCAACAAGGACTTCGACTCCAACGAGCGCAACTACTCGGGCGTGAGCATCCAGGAAGTCAACGCCCCGGGCAAGGACTGGGGCTACGCCGACACCGACCGCCGCTCGGTCTTCACCGGCTTCATCAGCTACAACGAGCGCCGGTTCTCGGGCATCATGGCCTCCCTGGCCATCCGCTACCTGAGCGGCTTCCCCTACTCCCTGTCCTACTCCAAGGACGTGAACGGGGACGGCCAGACCTCCAACGACCGCTTCTACATCAATGGCATGGATTCGGGCCGCAACACCCTGCGTTCCTGCTCCAACACCACGCTTGACCTGGCCCTGCGGCGCGATTTCGCGCTCTACAAGAAGGTCAAGCTCACCCTGTCCGCCGACGTGTTCAACCTCCTGAACCGCCAGGACACCTACCTCAGGACCTCCGTGGATGGCTCCGGTTCCGATGCGAGCCCGAAACTCAAATACGGCCA is a genomic window containing:
- a CDS encoding HAD-IG family 5'-nucleotidase, producing MSDADPLVIPPRGRGVFCNRTLNFRSLHAIGYDMDYTLVNYRVDIFERQVYGFARERFLEQGWPVQGLVFDQGMVARGLVIDTQTGNIVKANRFGLVRRAQHGTRPLTFSEQRAAYADTLVDLSDPRWVFLNTLFSLSEGCLYAQMVDLLDARALPEVLGYRELYVRVRDVVDAQHMEGRLKADIIAAPEACVVLDPETALTLLDQRHAGKKLLLITNSDWTFSSAMMSYSFDRFLPGGMTWRDLFDLVIVGARKPEFFTSRAPFFQVVTEDGMLRPTMGPLQPGVAYMGGSAAQVEKDLGMSGDEILYVGDHMFGDVHMSKSEFRWRTALILRELEAEVEALESFAGAERIIASKMEEKERLEAQFSQTRLELQRLREGYGPRGQVPAADLETRLQELRNRLTPLDLEIAPLARAATELTNDRWGLLTRAGNDKSHLARQVERYADVYTSRVSNFLYATPFVFLRSPRGSLPHDPTSPGGTSTLPPSEGIADA
- a CDS encoding TonB-dependent receptor, which gives rise to MTSAGLRFSRLIPLIIVGAPLLAQGVSTQLAGRITSKGGAALAGATVSIRNQETGLVRTVVTDGNGRYLAATLPVGAYAVTVTMKGYQTASNLKIALNLGDAAPLNVTMAAEAASIVEVVASVAAVDSERASAAAFVSPEDLVNLPMFNRSFTSLATLTPQVVVDSQRGNLAIAGQRGVNTSINIDGGDNNEPFFGGAVGAAEGKTPFTVSVEAIREYQVITDGASAEFGRMGGGYVNAITKNGTNDFTGGLFYYQRPQSMVAKKPNVTGTPGSNAVGDFTQKQFGFSSGGPIIKDKLFYFVAYDGQRQTTPVNMVWGGSSPLVLDPAKAGDAVLIAKSGSYNSKADSDTMFLRFDYNINTDNVLQLRVNHSSFKGDVGSSVTAAQENMATDNITTDSYVLQWNMVINANWLNELRVNYVKDDMPRSPYSTMPEVSITNGGYYGAYPFDRTYNTKRTQFTENISYNTPTVQLKGGIDYNTVDVSEFFAGNWRGVYMFNSQSDFNAGLWSTYRQNFGLNGSVQDAGLFSTTTKQMAAYIQSDWRVTDEIKLGLGVRWDRQQNPDYPIVDMSNPLAKPLPVTAKIPNDSQFSPRLSATYTPGFDGGKTVIRATLGRYVSTTPAVFLYQVFAANGLRTGSVDFKAADATTFGIPRGATFNPANPYWIPSFPSGAASKIPAFSVWTFSPDFKNPYTDRANVGVERSFNSLIAGVSATYAKGNQLERTTDLNIGTPSVNAYGRTVYTARPNSSYQTMGMYKSDGTSLYHAYTLSLKYHKEGSDFDASIFYTYSINKDFDSNERNYSGVSIQEVNAPGKDWGYADTDRRSVFTGFISYNERRFSGIMASLAIRYLSGFPYSLSYSKDVNGDGQTSNDRFYINGMDSGRNTLRSCSNTTLDLALRRDFALYKKVKLTLSADVFNLLNRQDTYLRTSVDGSGSDASPKLKYGQTYVGSPRQAQLGVRLSF
- a CDS encoding alkaline phosphatase family protein, with translation MRFAPIFAPFLAASLLAAPRPKLVVVISVDQFSAELMSRWGQDLPGGLGRLQREGTAFVETFHDHGYTETGPGHSVLLTGCHPMHTGITENSWRDRARGRDTYCVEDPASPLVDVAGTPVSPANLRTGTLGEWLTAQVPGSRSFAVTGKDRSAILMAGHRAQGVYWFNGAGGFTTSKAYASTLPPWLKAYNTRFLTRLADESLFWSPLDGRPLPPSATYTVHGAPVTLGLPRSVHAVGMPLDADFWGRFRATPFFDEAILGAARALEDAEHLGQGPGTDLLALGLSATDYIGHRFGNGGPEMLDALRRLDKGLGAYLDHLAAKVPGLWVVLTADHGAADFPERLQAQGYPARRVYPGPWAQALNLELRKRLGLARDPFLPADGPMLYLDPALTAPAERKRILDAAVALAKATPEVADAFTAEDLAAYAPDPQEPPARRGYKAKLRLSFVQDRSGDLLVAYKPFYYKDDPKDLATHGHPQDTDRRVPLIFWGPWQAARVTDEARTVDLAPTLAAELGIHPAEPVDGHPLALRVR
- a CDS encoding DUF4032 domain-containing protein, encoding MTEAPGLLSILVRPGHPDFLDLPWEVDLAAWPGATDRSIELQRGLSRHEVQFVSYGGADVYAVKELPEGLAKKEYGALLEMQDRSLPAVEPVGHALAARPDGVRVSLLLTRYLDASHPYRVLFLNPGLERYRERLLDAMAGLLVRLHLAGAYWGDCSLSNVLFRRDAGQLGAYLVDAETSELHESLSDGQRRQDLMIMEDNVGGDLLDISMVTKLPDTLRPERFGANIRRRYESLWTEVNREVIVGVGERWRIQERVRALNALGFSIQEIKLIATGDRDKLAMRTVVTDRDYHRHRLHDLTGLVAQEAQAELILNEIEELKARLTLEGRRELPTSVAAFRWLTDSWEPVQRRLGSLVKTEADAAERYCQVLEHKWFLSEAAKADVGLDAALDDYLERFHPRKSRKARAR